The segment CATAATGTGGAAAAAATAACTAATCTAACCCAGATTATTGCTTTATTCTTGATTTTCCAGATAGTATTCCAGCAACTCGAGACGAGCATGACGCAGTCCTCCGtcaacatttttctttctttttctcctgacCAGGCGCCCCACAGAGCTTTCTCACAGCTGTCAGACTGCGTATGGCTCTTTTACAGTTCTTTTACAAATGATGTTCGTCACATGTTTTTGTCGATTACATCCGAACGTGTGAGGATTTTTTAATCCATATCCCTCCTCGCTTCGAATTTGGAGAAGAACCGTGTTGCTTTTGTTTAGCTGTAAGAGAGAAAGTTAATTTaagaagagagtgtgtgtgtcttacggTGGTCTCCGTGGACTAGCAGCTGAACCTGGACCAGCTCACTTCCTCCTTCTTTTGTGTTTTCCCGACACAGTTATCGTCAATCAGTGTTTGAGTTTTGAGGGGTTTTACAgtgtgatttttatttaaactttctTTTGAAGTATTCCAAACTGTATGTTCAGAGGAACCTTTTGTGCCAACTTGTGTTGCAATTCAGGATGAGGAGTGGAAGATTTTAAGTGTTGAGTTCACAGAGAAACGAGTCAGACCTTATCAGGTCTTAACGCAGATGGTTTCGTGGCCAATGGAAAAAGTCGTTCAGTCGTAATTGCTTTTAAGTGTCGCTAACTTCCCTcttttcaatatatatttttttttagaaaagttGTTTCGTTTATTCAGTGACTTGGAGTTTGGAATTCAGAAAAGAACAATAAACATTTTACACTCTTTCTACTAGAAagacacttgtgtgtgtgtgtgtcagacggcATTACGTTATGGTATGTGTACTTACAGTGTAGTTTGTTGTTTCAAAGTACATTTTTGGTGCGTATATCTGGCGTCCTAGGTATTACATTAATAATGACGGACCCCCTCTAGTTAATACAGTACTTTAGTGGTGAAAATTCCCTAATTAattggcatttaaaaaataaaaccaataGCAAGACTGACGCAAGGTAAACCCGAGTCTTTTGGGTGTATGGAGTATAGATAGTAGTCGTAGATTAGTAATCATCCACACTGTTTCTGATGCAGTACAGTATCGTGGGGCATCATTGTTTTCTAACAGCTGGAAGATTTGTAACAAACCTttgagtgtttatttatttgtaataccTTGAGAAATTTATTTTCAGTTGCAGGGAAAAATTTGTgttcatttttgtttctttctgcaCAAACTTGAAGTCATCACTGAGTATCTCGGCACCAGCTGTAGGTCAGGTGGTGTGACTCCCTCCTCCTGAGGCAGCAGCTGGAGCTgtctcatccactcctcctcatATCACTGATGGTCTTGTCCTCGAGGAGGCATAACTTCTGTGTGACGCCTTCATAGCCATATAGAACACAGCACGGAGGATCTACAGACACCAGGTATGTCTGATTTTACCCATTGTTCTGTTGACCTGTATTccactctttcttttttttagctcGTAATTTCAGAAAAGGTTATTAATGATAAGTAAGCCGCAATAAAAATAAGCATTAGACAAGAGAGCTATAGGGATCTGTGTGTGATCAACAGTGGATTAGTGTACTGTTGTTTTGTATGTGGTTAGAGattgaaaaaactaaaagaaaccTTTGAACAGAACCCCTCCATTGCTTCTATCCGCCGTTTATTGGGAGTCATCGGCTGAATGGTTCACTTTGGGCCCAAATCAAGTTATTTTTTACTAGTTTAgacctaaaaaataaaaataaaacggtGCGCAAACAAATAAGCTAAAGAGGTATAATAGCATTTGAGTTATGACATTaagtaaataaaatgtcaataatTTGGATCCTTATCCAAAGTTACATTTGTAATGTTTTCataggtttttctttttctccccgaCTTTAAATTGTACATTTGAGTCACTTTGGTAATAACTGTAATTGCAGCATCCTGCCACTTTTACCTAAATAGGTCATAAGTAGTTCAACGTAATCAAAGCTCCAAAGCTCCAGTGCTTTAAAGCATTGACAAAAAGCTCTAATCTGCCACAAAGCCCTTCCCCAGTGTTTGTCGACTGTTACTCCTCATCTCCTACGCCTCTGTAAAGGCTTTATTGCAGGTATTAGCATGTGAGCTGTTGCCTGGCTGTGAATGAACTATGGAGGAAGCCAATGTCACCATCTTCTCCACCGCCTTTGTCGCCGTTCAGAAGGTCTACTACCCATTGCTTTGCGTCATGGGCATTCCAGGTTTGTATCTTCTCCCCAAGTCTTTGGCCAGACAATGCTTGCATCGGCTTAATCAGGACGTGTGTTTATAGGTTATTAATCACATTATTGTTTGTTAATCAGCCCCCTTTTGCTCAGTTTCTCCTGCGGGCACTAATCGGCATCACTTGCACACTAAGACCCACAAAGCATCCTGGTCGGTCACCATTTTTTAATTATCACTAACATGAATGCTATAATTGCACATATTAAAGAATAGTCTTGTAAATGTGGGATACATAGGGCCGACTGACATTAAAACCCACATTCAGAAAATAAGCTTGATATTCTTTGCAGATGTAGGAAGGACGTAAAtgtttagcctagcttagctaaACCACTCTGACAAGCTAAAAACACACTTCCAGAAACAAAAAATGGTTTCAGTTACATATTGCATGTTTTAAACATGTACAACTGTAAATAAAGGAGCATTACCCTATGGTTTTATACATCGTCTCATAAGGTTTTCAGACTACTGTGACAACATTAAAGTGACTCGGCTAGCGGTTTCCTCATGTTTCTGGTGTTTGAGCTAAGCAGAACTCAACATTCTGGCAAAACCCCAAATGTCCTTTGATGTATACACTGAAACCGATTACGACTGATTTATTAGGCATTGAAATACTTTGTTGGCGCTAGCCAATAttcttttaattattgttttgtatCACTGTCTGTCTAATGTAGAAATGTGTCAATCATAGggctacattttgtgtttgcttATTTGTTAGCTATGTGGTGTGTAACCACTGAGCTAGGTCAAGGAATAGTTGTCAATGGTAATCATTATGGTTGGGCCTAAAATGAGAACGTAAACTTAAGGTGAAAGGTAAACAACGTAACATTAGTACGGAAAACAAAGTAACAAAGTAAAAATAGCTCCACTATACTTTTGGAACATGAACACTGGCCTCCAACCTTTTTTTCCCAGTATTTATAGAATTCTCTGATCATCTAATAATGACGAGTAAGGGTCAGTATTTTTTGACACCCTGGTAACGAGACCAGCTTTCAACTTATTTTGCTGTTACACCTCAAGTGTGCAGAACGCAGTTAATGAATGAATTTATAAAGTCTGTGGTATAAAGTACCACCAGGTGGGGAAAATGTACCCATGTGAGAATATGTGTTCCTGTCCCCCAGCCAACCTCTTCACATTCTACATGATCTGCTTCCGTAAATGTGGGATGTCCAACACAGCCATCATTTACCTGAGCTGCCTGGCCCTCGTGGACACCTTCTACCTGGTGTGGGTGATCCTGGTCGACCTGACCCTCACCTTCTGGCTACTGCAGCCCTTTTGGCACTCCTATCCCTGGTGTGCCATCCTGGGGTTCCTGCAGTATGGATCGCTCTACAGCTCCTCCTGGATCGTGTCGGTGTTCACCATCGAGCGCTACCTCGTTCTTCGCAGCACGGCGGCCAAGCAGCACTTCTCCCAGGCCCGGGTCACTAAACTGACCTGTGTTGCCATCGTCCTGGTGTCGCACCTCGCCTCCGTGCCGTTGGGCTGGATCAATACCGTCACCCCGGTCGATCTCACCGTGGACGGGGTAAATATGACGCTGCCCAGGTGTCACTACCGCAACGAGGTGTACACTACAGTTATTGTGTGGATAACTACCTTCCTCTCGGGGGGAATCCCCATCGTGTTGGTCATCATCTTCAACTACCTCATAGGGCACCATCTGTGCCGCGCCACAAACCTCTTCACCAAGGAAGAGCGTCGCGCCATGCATGGGAGGAGCACCAGGGGCATGCTGAAGAGGACCATCCTGCTGCTGGGCACCGTCTCTGTGACCTTCGTCGTCCTCAGCCTGCCCCGCTTTGTCACGTACTGCATCCTCAGGACCAAGTACAACTACGAGGATTTCAACAGAAACGACTACAGCATCCCCATCAATGTGGCCGGAGACTTAGCCAACATGCTGCAGAACCTCAACTCCGCCACCAACTTCCTGCTCTACTGCATGGTCAGCCGGCGCTTCCGGCAGGAGCTGGTCCAAATGGCAACGTGTAAGGCGAAGGCCCTCGAGCTGGGCTCCATCCTCTCCCACACCACCATGAAAGTCTTCTCAGTGGCAGATCATAAGGCCTCGCCATCCAGTGACCCTGTGGCTGTGGTGCTAACCAATCTCAAACCGACAGTAGAAAGGACCAGGAAGAAAGGCCAAGGATCAGACTATTACCTTGAAAGAGTAAACCATCCATGACCATGGAAAGTGTAGTTTGACAATATAATCTTAGAATTCCCCCCCGGATAAACACTGTTCGTACCATTAGCGTTGTTAGCTTCTAgaagccgtcgccatgttgagggCGGTGTGGCGTCAACCCCACAATCACAGATATGCTCTGAATTTGGAAATTAGCGcctttcatttttgtttttgttatcagCCACCGAGCTAAGTAGCTACAGGGTCAGCATGGGTGGTCACTTCATTCCAGACTGAAGTATCTAAAAAAACGTTTTGATGTGTTTCGATGAAGTTTTGACGTTAATGGGCCACAGAGGATGAATCCCGATGACTCCCGTTTTCCGGCTGATGTCGTCCCTCGTGACACAGTTTCCAACATTCATGGATTTGGCACAAATGTCAATAAAGGCATTCATTGTTCCCAGATGATATATCTTCATGACTTGATCTCTTTCATTCTTCCTCTTGTGTCACCATTTGGTGAACATTTTAATCAAGCCAGTACTTGTTGGTTTGTGATGAAATACCTGCTGAACTAATGACTCGTCACTTTGTGTTTAGTGTTGGCTAGCATGCTAGCATCGGGGGAAATTATAAACCGTATACCTGCTACACGTCTGCTCGATAGCATTTGTCATTGTGAGTGTATTAGCACTATAACGTTGGCATGTAGCGCCAACTACAACCTGACATACTGCAGGTGAAATATTAATGCGGATgaactggatatatatatatagctgtggAAATGTCGTCCAAAACTTGCCACAAGACATTAAATAGTTTAATGATTTGttccaaataaaacatttgaatacACATGAGCAGCGCTGCGGTTTTATAGGTCAAGTCAATTGTGTACTTTCTGACGAATTTGAATGTGTTGCTTGAAGATTTACATGTGCTCCTTTATAAGGGCCTGGATGTAAATATGACCCGCCGCCTCTCAAAGTTACAGTTAACTGTAAAGATGCAGAAAGCCAGTTGCAGTCTTCAATGCCCTGCTTAATTTGCATAAATGGGTCACGAGGCCACTCTGCTTTGCATAGTGGGAATATTTCCTGTTTCCCTCAGAACAGGTTTGTGCTGTGGCCGAGGGATAAGCAGACCTGAGAGAAGGTAGGTGGGGTGTTCTGCTTTATTCTCTACATGCAACTGTGTGCGGAAAACACACTGAAAACTTGTTCAGGTTTTTGTGAAGGAGACACACTCGGCATACCTTTTTAGATCCATGATTCTGACCTTTGTACCAGTTTCCACTCAAACGCACCTCTGACGGTAAACGCAGTGTGTCGCACCTATTCCGAGAGGAACAGACAGGAATGTGTAATGCTCCTCTTGAAAACTGTTTACACTTGATCGTTCTCAGTCACTTTTCTATCCCCTATTTACTCTGTAAGATGTGAATTTTTAATcgtgacctttttttttaaacttcttgGTCGCGACTTTAAAAGTGAACTTTGAGTCTTTCAGTTGAAACTACACGCTGTGCACATGTaaggtactgtctctttaagttgGCGAGCTCTATTGCATTCcttaaatgttttcattttcaaCTTCACCAGAGGCAACGGACACTTTTTCCTCAGTGACGAGATGGACTCTTTTAAAGGTAAGACGATACACCTCATCAGATAGCAGCCAATCAAAGAGTCTTTCCGAGTGAACCCTTTTTTTCTATTGGCTCCCGTTGTCAGGGCCCTGCCCGCACCAGAGGGCTCCTGTTGAGACGGATGAAAGCATGACATCCTCCAGTCTGGACTTGGCCTGGCCTCCCGCTTGCAAACAGTGTAGTTGCCATTCAGAGACCAGCCCGCAGAAGCACAGCTATGGTCAAGCCAGTGGGACAGCGTACAACGACAACCAGTGGAGACACCCTGGGGGCCAGCACCAGCAGGATCCCAGAGCAGCCTCTCGCGGTGCCCCCCAACCTTGTTCTGTCACATCTTCCTGTCCGGAACAGACAAACAGCCTCCTCCCTGCAGGTGGTTGGCCTCATGGTCTCAGAGAGCAGTCCCTGGGGGACCACAGCAGGGGCATCGCTGGCCCTTCAGACTGGCCCCATGGTCTCTCTGTGCAGGAGGCATTGGAGCCTCCTTACTCACTCAAGTCTGAAATTAACTGCACCCACAATATCCCACCACAATACCCAGCAGCCTGCATGAATGGTCAGTGTGATTGAAATATTATGTGTCTTTTGTTTAGGCACATCATATCcttgtatgtttttatttgtatttttctaaaATCACCGACTTGGTGTGCAAAGGCCTTCACTGTCAGTGTTGGAAAATGGAAATGTTTCGCGTTtgacaattttttattttttattgtgtaaacagagcacataaataataatatttgaatCCAAGATTGTACGGTGTGGTTCGTGCCTGACATGTCTGctaatatttcatttttatttccgAATTTATTAGCAATGGGCCAATATCTAAATTAATTATAGGGTCAAATTACACAAGACAGATTTTCTGAAGGTGAAGGGAATTTTGATGATGGTATTCAAATTGGTTAAAAAATTATGTTTCACGTCTGGGGATTATTCACAATTATAACATATTGTTTTTTGTCAAAACACATTGctgataattgttttaaatgtaattttcctgatgttcctctccaacCGACATTCCCTTTGACGATTACCCACAATAGTCCACGTCCTCTTAATACACAGGTCCCGTACGTCTGTGATGGATTTTGTTAGAAAAGATGCCTCCCCGCCTCTGTTTCTGCGGAGTCTGCATGACCTCATTCCTGCTGAATTTGAAACTCTGAA is part of the Pseudoliparis swirei isolate HS2019 ecotype Mariana Trench chromosome 12, NWPU_hadal_v1, whole genome shotgun sequence genome and harbors:
- the LOC130202306 gene encoding probable G-protein coupled receptor 139 isoform X1, translating into MEEANVTIFSTAFVAVQKVYYPLLCVMGIPANLFTFYMICFRKCGMSNTAIIYLSCLALVDTFYLVWVILVDLTLTFWLLQPFWHSYPWCAILGFLQYGSLYSSSWIVSVFTIERYLVLRSTAAKQHFSQARVTKLTCVAIVLVSHLASVPLGWINTVTPVDLTVDGVNMTLPRCHYRNEVYTTVIVWITTFLSGGIPIVLVIIFNYLIGHHLCRATNLFTKEERRAMHGRSTRGMLKRTILLLGTVSVTFVVLSLPRFVTYCILRTKYNYEDFNRNDYSIPINVAGDLANMLQNLNSATNFLLYCMVSRRFRQELVQMATCKAKALELGSILSHTTMKVFSVADHKASPSSDPVAVVLTNLKPTVERTRKKGQGSDYYLERVNHP
- the LOC130202306 gene encoding probable G-protein coupled receptor 139 isoform X2 — encoded protein: MEEANVTIFSTAFVAVQKVYYPLLCVMGIPAIIYLSCLALVDTFYLVWVILVDLTLTFWLLQPFWHSYPWCAILGFLQYGSLYSSSWIVSVFTIERYLVLRSTAAKQHFSQARVTKLTCVAIVLVSHLASVPLGWINTVTPVDLTVDGVNMTLPRCHYRNEVYTTVIVWITTFLSGGIPIVLVIIFNYLIGHHLCRATNLFTKEERRAMHGRSTRGMLKRTILLLGTVSVTFVVLSLPRFVTYCILRTKYNYEDFNRNDYSIPINVAGDLANMLQNLNSATNFLLYCMVSRRFRQELVQMATCKAKALELGSILSHTTMKVFSVADHKASPSSDPVAVVLTNLKPTVERTRKKGQGSDYYLERVNHP